A genomic stretch from Neodiprion fabricii isolate iyNeoFabr1 chromosome 3, iyNeoFabr1.1, whole genome shotgun sequence includes:
- the LOC124177670 gene encoding GMP reductase 2-like — MSKIINDVKLDYKDVLIRPRRSTIRSRADIDLFAEMKFRNSKRIYEGIPIMAANMESTGTFEMAKALSKHGLFTAVHKYNTLEEWKAFAASSPECLHNVSVSVGISPSDLKLLSDIIDAIPELSIISLDIANAHIQVFLESIKQVRSAYPNHTIVAGDVAIPEMVEEIILTGADIVKVGIGGGSVCTTRLKTGVGYPQLSAVLECAHAAHGVGGHIIADGGCINVGDLAKAFGAGADFVMIGGMLAGHDQSGGKIIKRDGKLYSQFYGLCSRAAMEKHYGGVAEYRAAEGKEVEIPYKGDVEATILDMLGGLRSACTYVGAKRLQELYRQTTFIRCTQQSNPVFESAPSK, encoded by the exons atgtcgaaaataattaacgatGTCAAATTAGATTATAAAGATGTTCTAATTCGCCCGAGAAGAAGCACTATTCGAAGCAGAGCGGAC ATCGACCTCTTCGCGGAAATGAAATTCCGAAACTCTAAACGTATTTACGAGGGTATCCCGATAATGGCAGCAAACATGGAAAGCACGGGTACATTCGAGATGGCCAAGGCACTTTCAAAG CATGGACTCTTTACAGCGGTTCATAAATACAATACCTTGGAGGAATGGAAGGCCTTTGCAGCTTCAAGTCCTGAATGTCTTCACAATGTTTCTGTATCCGTTGGAATAAGTCCCAGTGACTTGAAACTACTCTCAGATATTATTGATGCCATTCCAGAACTTTCGATCATTTCTCTGGATATTGCGAACGCGCATATTCAGGTCTTCCTCGAATCCATCAAACAAGTTCGGTCCGCCTACCCAAACCACACAATTGTA GCTGGAGACGTGGCTATCCCAGAGATGGTCGAAGAGATAATATTGACCGGCGCTGATATCGTCAAAGTAGGCATTGGCGGGGGCTCTGTGTGTACCACTCGCTTGAAAACCGGTGTCGGCTATCCTCAATTGAGCGCTGTGCTTGAATGCGCGCATGCCGCACATGGTGTAGGCGGGCACATCATTGCC GACGGAGGTTGCATCAACGTTGGAGATTTGGCCAAGGCGTTCGGAGCCGGTGCTGACTTCGTTATGATCGGAGGAATGTTAGCGGGTCACGATCAGAGCGGtgggaaaattataaaaagagATGGAAAACTTTACTCTCAATTTTATGGATTGTGTTCCAGAGCCGCAATGGAAAAGCACTATGGTGGAGTTGCAGAATACAG GGCCGCTGAAGGGAAAGAAGTCGAAATTCCATACAAAGGCGACGTCGAAGCAACGATATTAGATATGTTGGGTGGCCTGCGTTCAGCGTGCACGTATGTGGGAGCAAAACGACTTCAAGAACTCTACCGACAGACGACATTCATACGTTGTACACAACAGTCTAACCCAGTTTTCGAGTCAGCACCATCAAAATGA